From the genome of Ziziphus jujuba cultivar Dongzao chromosome 4, ASM3175591v1:
ATGTTGGGTAACTCTAACATGCAAATTAAAAGGGCTTAAATGAGCAGATCCAAAAAAAGGGCTTAAAAGCATTTTGTTTCAGCCttgtatttaataaaaatgaactCATTAGAAAGATATGCAGAGGTAAGAGAACTTTCATTCTATAATGCAAGTCAATAAAATGAGAAATCTTTAGTTTCTTCATATTATTTGACAAGGCTTTCCAACTTATTATCTCTGGTAAGTTTATGAAATGACATGGTATAGCTTCAACTTCTTCCGTTCCCTAATAGTCGAGATCAAAACACAAAAGtgaaacacaatatatataagatttttcaatctatatatatatatatatacgatcaTGCAGGTAACTTGTAAAAACATGTTGGTAACTATATGCATAcctgaccaaaaaataaaaagaaatttctaTATTTGCATGGCACTTGAAAAGGGCTTAAATAATATCCGATCTTATAAAATTCCACCAAAACTAAATTAATGGAATTGATGTGTTgcatatgaaataaaaatgtcaaaaatcaATAGTTTCATTCAGCAAGCTTCTTACTGTGTTATTATTTAAAACTTGATATAAATCTTCACATTTCCATAACCTACTCCATCTTCCTGGTTGATCGCGATATTTTTCTCGTACAATTTCCATGCCCATTTCTTGCAGTAAGTCATGCATCCGAAGCCTTTCATGAGTAGGATCATCTTGTAGGAGAGATTTATCAACAAGAATTTTTATCCCTATTGTTGGATAGAGACCACAGATATCCATAATTTCAATAACTCTATTTCTATCAAATCCATTGAAGAAACATGCAAtatctagaaaaatactttgcTCTGCTTCACTAAGAGCGTCAAAAGTTATTTGAAGTACTTTAGTAATCTTCTTCTCTGGATACTTCTTCAGTCTTTGCAAAGCATCTTTCCATTCCTTTATATTTTTGTGACATAAAAAGGAACCTAGTACTTTTAGAGCTAATGCAAGACCCTTCGCATATTCCATCACTTGTTTCGACAGCTCTGTGTAATTCTCCGGAGGATGAATACTTTTGAATGCTTTCCAGGAAAACAGTTGAAGACCttcattataatttaaatgctcGGGTCTATATATTTCACACTCTTTATATGTACTTGTAAGCAAACTTTCATCTCTAGTTGTTATAAGTATTCTACTTCCAGAGCCAAACCAATTAGCTTTCCCAGCTAAGGCTTCTAATTGATCCAATTCGCTCACATCATCAAGAATAATAAGAACTTTTTTCTGGCATAATCTCTTCCTTATAATTCTTTTTCCATCATCAACATCCCTTATTTCTTTAGGAAAACCATTTAGAGTATCAGAAAGCAGATCATTTTGCAAATGCACAAGgccatcttctttcttttcacaAACTTCTCTAATATTTGCAAGAAAACTGCTGCTATCAAATTTAGAAGACTTCCATTCATGATAAGTTCGGGCAAGAGTTGTCTTCCCTATACCACCCATCTCACAAATTCCAATAAAGCGGACATCATTTGATGATGAAGTACAAACAAAATTATTCAATTTCTTCAGTCGTGAATCCATGCCAAAAAGGTCTTCTGAAATATCAAAATCTTCCTCAGATTTTTTTAGTTGTCTTGATACCTCTTGAATGaacatttgaataaattgtgCTTCGTCCCTTAAAATTCAAACATGGAAACTATAGTAATTAAGTGAAAGCCAAGTTTATAAATGTAATtactctaattatatatatatatatatatatatatatatatatatatatatatatatatatatatatatatgtatatatatgaatttgcatagaattttgtattttgttaattatttctcATATTATATAATGGATGACAGGTATGTTAAAACGGCAAGTCATCACTtcaccaaataaatttttaattaagttgTAATTATGTATTAAGGTAACTCCTTAACACTTGTCATCACCTAACCATATATCttccaaaagaacaaaaacctATATGATTATGTATTTACtgaaacaaaaatttcaattacaaCTATGATAATTAATGCAATGAAGCGGGTTGGTTAAGCATACTTATATATGTCTATAGGGCATGAATTCGaattatagaaaataaagatGTTTTGGATAGTTTGTAAAGTAGataatttgttcaaaaaaaatactataataatgAAAGCATAAATCAATTACTCATACAATGTGTTCGAAGTTTAATAGGAATCAACTATATAGAAATTGGAATTCTtacaaaagaaaagtaaaaatattaaactatttaaaatttcaatgttaatgtatatttttaacttttgcaTAATATTGTTccccaacatatatatatataatttgaagatTAGAATGGAAAAAGAGACAGAAGTAGATAAGAGGAAAAGGAGGTCTTTACCCATCATGTAAAGGATCTCCAGATAGATTTGCGACTTCGGTTAAAGCATCCCTCCAACTTTGAATCTTTTCTGTGCTGTAATGGAACACATGCTTGCTGAAACGACAAGTCATGACTtcaccaaataaatttttaattaagttcTAATTTTGTATTAAGATGACTCCTTAACACGTGTCATCATCTCACCATGTGTCTCAGTATATCTcccaaaagaacaaaaaccaaTATGATTGTGTatgtattaaaacaaaaatttcaattacaaCGATGATAATATCATCAAGGTAGAAATCAATTACTCAAACAATGCGTTCGAAATTTAATAGGAATCAACTAAATGGAAATTGAAATTCTTACAagagaaaagtaaaaatataaaaatatttaaaatttcttctCATTTTGTgttaatgtatatttttaacttttgcaTAATATTGTTCCCGTAATAAagtaacaacaaataataatccttcatatatgtatatataagtcaTTTGAAGATTAGAAGTTAAAAGGAAAAGGAGGTATATATTGTTTACCCATCATGTAAAGCATCTTCAGATAGCTTGGCAACTTGGGTGAAAGCATCCCTCCAACTTTGAACCTTTTCTGTGCTGTAACTTGATTCATGTCTCTTGAATGCTTCCCCGATAGTTCCTTTTTGCTTCCGCACATCAGATGGATCTACAAGGTAGAAAATTGGTAGAACAATCTGTTTATAGTCCCTCATGCATTCAAGAATCTTGAcaagttcatccaaacaccaagAGGAAGAAGCATAGTTTTCAGAGAGAACGATGACCGAACATTGTGATCTCTCAATGGCTTTCAACAATTCTGAGGAAATGGGTTGGCCTCTTGGAAGTAGATTATCTTTGAAGGTGTGAATTCCTTTGTCACAAAGAGCTTTATAGAGATGACTTATAAACTTCTTGCGGGTGTCTTCGCCTCTAAAACTCAAAAACACTTCATATTCGATTCGAGgcttagaagaagaagaagaagaatcagaGGCCGATGAATAAGATGTTTTCATTCTTGCAAGTGGAAGAGAGGGCAAGGATACATATAGCTCGAAGGGCCTAATTATCAGAGAGATGATTTTGCGTGGTAACTGAAATAGCCAAGAAACAAGAATGCAAATAACACCTGAAAGTTTTGATCTTTTCACTGAAcaacaagaagaggaagaagaagcagagattGTTGAACAAGATTCTTCTATCCTTGTAAGTGGAAGAGAGGACAAGCAAACTCAAAAGGGCCTAATTATCAGAGAGATGAAATTTGCTAAGCAATTGGACTGACTAGCCAGGATGTAAATAGGAATAATGCAAATAACACCTAATTAAAAAGCTTGGATCTGGACCTGGTATACCATTCCAActtcaattgtttttttctatttagcATTGACTTGCTTCATCTAAAGTCTGTTATGGGAGCCTTCCAGGAAAAGgcgaaaaagataaaaattaaatttagaaagcGTGTTTggtcatttattttttccaccttCACGCGTTTTGTGTAAAGTCTAATGAGGGAATCTTCCAGGAAaacga
Proteins encoded in this window:
- the LOC107416373 gene encoding disease resistance protein RUN1-like isoform X2, encoding MKTSYSSASDSSSSSSKPRIEYEVFLSFRGEDTRKKFISHLYKALCDKGIHTFKDNLLPRGQPISSELLKAIERSQCSVIVLSENYASSSWCLDELVKILECMRDYKQIVLPIFYLVDPSDVRKQKGTIGEAFKRHESSYSTEKVQSWRDAFTQVAKLSEDALHDGTEKIQSWRDALTEVANLSGDPLHDGDEAQFIQMFIQEVSRQLKKSEEDFDISEDLFGMDSRLKKLNNFVCTSSSNDVRFIGICEMGGIGKTTLARTYHEWKSSKFDSSSFLANIREVCEKKEDGLVHLQNDLLSDTLNGFPKEIRDVDDGKRIIRKRLCQKKVLIILDDVSELDQLEALAGKANWFGSGSRILITTRDESLLTSTYKECEIYRPEHLNYNEGLQLFSWKAFKSIHPPENYTELSKQVMEYAKGLALALKVLGSFLCHKNIKEWKDALQRLKKYPEKKITKVLQITFDALSEAEQSIFLDIACFFNGFDRNRVIEIMDICGLYPTIGIKILVDKSLLQDDPTHERLRMHDLLQEMGMEIVREKYRDQPGRWSRLWKCEDLYQVLNNNTGTEEVEAIVCRYGKSKFRFEALSNMKKLRLLNISSPYGNCPLPFGDSPPANLSNELRILRWDLFPFTSFPSSFQPNQLVVLSLRRSQIKQLWNNTIKPLYNLKFIDLSFSENISELEDFKVVPNLEKLILKGCPKLVKIDQSIKSLTRLTLLDLTDCHHPESLPTSITGLKSLKTLRLGSNNMRPYLRRDVLRDRDRAMLSTIVGGDFNSLRTLDLTLARLGDGVFPEDFGCLASLEELNLSSNKFSSLPSSLNQLSKLRILDLRLCESLKSVGPDLPPSLELVNVDKCTSLETFLDPSNDQCNLNCSATCRECFNMVKRQGSKRTAFALLKRYLQNPPNPSRGLDILLPGNEIPPWFTNRSSGTSISIQLDPNWCNSKWRGLALSLCIFETDWIGNCWCDVKIDGRDWGHGLLKSPFRGGPRGHHLWLSYLPSDIYFRTEWQNTCSRIEFSFKSYYSDFQTKRIELFGECGARLIYEKDIEDLNRTANEWIE
- the LOC107416373 gene encoding disease resistance protein RUN1-like isoform X1 — its product is MKTSYSSASDSSSSSSKPRIEYEVFLSFRGEDTRKKFISHLYKALCDKGIHTFKDNLLPRGQPISSELLKAIERSQCSVIVLSENYASSSWCLDELVKILECMRDYKQIVLPIFYLVDPSDVRKQKGTIGEAFKRHESSYSTEKVQSWRDAFTQVAKLSEDALHDGKHVFHYSTEKIQSWRDALTEVANLSGDPLHDGDEAQFIQMFIQEVSRQLKKSEEDFDISEDLFGMDSRLKKLNNFVCTSSSNDVRFIGICEMGGIGKTTLARTYHEWKSSKFDSSSFLANIREVCEKKEDGLVHLQNDLLSDTLNGFPKEIRDVDDGKRIIRKRLCQKKVLIILDDVSELDQLEALAGKANWFGSGSRILITTRDESLLTSTYKECEIYRPEHLNYNEGLQLFSWKAFKSIHPPENYTELSKQVMEYAKGLALALKVLGSFLCHKNIKEWKDALQRLKKYPEKKITKVLQITFDALSEAEQSIFLDIACFFNGFDRNRVIEIMDICGLYPTIGIKILVDKSLLQDDPTHERLRMHDLLQEMGMEIVREKYRDQPGRWSRLWKCEDLYQVLNNNTGTEEVEAIVCRYGKSKFRFEALSNMKKLRLLNISSPYGNCPLPFGDSPPANLSNELRILRWDLFPFTSFPSSFQPNQLVVLSLRRSQIKQLWNNTIKPLYNLKFIDLSFSENISELEDFKVVPNLEKLILKGCPKLVKIDQSIKSLTRLTLLDLTDCHHPESLPTSITGLKSLKTLRLGSNNMRPYLRRDVLRDRDRAMLSTIVGGDFNSLRTLDLTLARLGDGVFPEDFGCLASLEELNLSSNKFSSLPSSLNQLSKLRILDLRLCESLKSVGPDLPPSLELVNVDKCTSLETFLDPSNDQCNLNCSATCRECFNMVKRQGSKRTAFALLKRYLQNPPNPSRGLDILLPGNEIPPWFTNRSSGTSISIQLDPNWCNSKWRGLALSLCIFETDWIGNCWCDVKIDGRDWGHGLLKSPFRGGPRGHHLWLSYLPSDIYFRTEWQNTCSRIEFSFKSYYSDFQTKRIELFGECGARLIYEKDIEDLNRTANEWIE